TGAATTGACTGCAATTCCCACTCCCTGTCCTATACCACTGGGAGGGAGAAAGTAGAGAACTCTGAAGTTCTGTGCAGGAGAAAGAGAGGGGCAGGggaaaggtgtttttttaagattcagttttctcattactctgatttgattggtaataaactatTCTCCCCAAGTCAACTATGTTTTCTCATGATGGCActtgctgagcaatctctccTTGTCCTTGTCCTCATCCATGGGCCTTTCATtatcttttctctcccctgttctCTCCCTTGATTTTCTCCTAAATTTGTGTGTGAGCATCTCAACACATTGATGGGTTATGATCACGATCTTAAAGTGAAGGAATGCTGCCTGCTTGGATCTCCCACTGcggcaggagatggaggaggagaggggactTGCTCCGTTggtataaaaaacaaacaaaaacatgcCCCTTTCCCAGCTGACTGTActgaaggggctggagctgagcaACTGCCAGCTCAGacaaacccatcaggagtgaCCAAACCCACAACCCCTCACAGAGGCTTGAGGCAGCGAGGGGTGCCCCCAGGCAAGATGGGAAGGTGGTGGGATTTATCCACAGCACTGGAGCTGCTTCCAGAGGAATCACTAGACAGTGTCTGCAGAGTTTGCCTGTCACCTGCACCAGCCCAAACACAGAACCGATGCTTCACCAGATGCACCAGACACTCCTAAAATTATTGTAGAGTTAGGCATGTTTTGGTATTCAGCTACCTCCATCATGGTTCAGATTTAAAGAGAGTCTGAAAATCAAAGCCCATTCTAATTACTAGTGCACAGAAGAGATTGCTGTGTATCTTCTAGGCAGGCTGAGTGGTTACGGAAAGGAGAGCGACAGGAGCTGGCACAGCTGCGGGGCAGCTGAGCTGATCTGCACCCCTGGAGAaccagctcctgccccacagctcctaACATCAGCCTCACCAGCCACTTCCCGAAAAGTTTCCTCAGCAGAACAGTAGTCAAGACTTTCAGCATTGCAAGGGAAAAGACTAAAAAAGCCAGAAAGCAGGCAATGTATCCCCCAGTCACCTTACCCGGGCAAACCCGTCGCCTGGCCCCTGTGCTGTCTGTATGTGCCGCCAACGCACGAGATGGCCAGAACCATTGAGACAAATTGACTTTGGAATTAATCCCCCTTAAGCTTTATCTCTGAGATTATTATTGCTATCAAGGCAGCTGAAGAAAGGCTACCGTCCCTCCGCTGAAATGTCTTCCTCTGAGACagcaattaaataaaaaaccagAAATCCAACAATCACTCAGCCTGAACACGAATGTAATCGTGCCTGCTGCTTTATATATACATTTCTGGATTAACTCTGACCCAGCTATATAATCTTTTAAGAGCTAAAATGAATCCTGGGCTGTACATCAATGTGATTATCTTaggaagcaagagagaaaaaaaacccaataatttCTTTCTCCTACACCTAGACCTTGCTAGCTCAGACAGAAGTGTAGCTGACAATACACTTATATGCCGGCCCACTCTACTACagaaagcagaatatttttagTCCAACACACCGGGGATTTTTGGGGTGGAGTGAAGCTGCCAACTGACTCAGTCTTGTTGTGTGTTGTAAGGAGCCTCAACGATGTCTTTTCTCCACTGTTGCTCTACCAGAAAGAACTGCTACACCacacagagaagcagagaaacaggGTGTAAAATTTAATGACTGTTCAAAACAGAAGTGGTCGATTCGTGTTGTTGGTGTTCCGGTTACTTGGAACTGATCAGCATGTTGTATGTCTAATTGCATGAGCACAAGTGAGTGTGCTGCAAGAAGGTGATGGAAAGGGGAAGGGTTAAATGGCTCATTCGTAAACACATACTGAATCCCAAGCATTCAATCCAGCAGATTCTTACTCTGTTGGTAAGGCTAATCTATTTCAGCATAAAATCCTGAAAGCTTTTACAGATGATGAGGCTTCAggataaaaattaaaaggagaCTATAACTGCCCAGCTACAGAGACATTAAACTTGAGGACCAAAGTGACAgtcacatgtattttattccatTAAAAGAGTGTCTTTCACTAATAAGACCTAACCaacttttcttcttattttgtATTTGGTTCCCATAAGCTCCTCAAGGTAAGGAAACAACCAgagggcatttttttttctatgctgcTTTCCATTTAGTTAAATTCAATTACTACCAGAGAACGAGGTTACATCAAAAACTACATCCTTTTTGCTAGTAAATCAGATCCACTCCTCAGCAACCTATATCCCAGGGTAAACAGCCCACACCTAGAGACACGAGGGGCAAGCTAGAGAAGAGGAGTATTCATAAGTGTGCAAGCACCATGCGCTGCCAACACACGCCCCTGTGCTTCCTTATTAATTGTTAAACAAAAATGGGCTCCCAAGTGATATTTATGAGGCATTGCTTCCCAAGCTCTGGGTGCCTCCCTGCAGAAATTGCCTTCCAGCCGCCAGGCAGGTGCAAACCTCCCTCTTCCCACTGGACTTtcagaaaggcagaagaaaacgggatcaaaaagaagaaaagcaaaacaaaccaaaccactcCAGCTACTCAGAGTGACTTGTGGTCACAGCCCAGTTTGAAAGCCACTGCTGAAACTGAGGAAGCTGCAAGTTGCTGAGCCCAGGCATGCTGGGGGTATGGCTCAGTCCCCCAcctcccactccccatccctGCTGGAGATGGCCACAACAGGACTGTCAGGCCGTGCTCAGGACCAGTCATGCTGCACCCTCTGCAGCAATACGGCGATGCCCCATGTTGAAAGGGCATCTCACCAACCACCCCCAGCCCGCCTGAAGACAGAGGTTTAGGGAAGCCCTAGTGCTCAGGCAGCTGGGTGTTCACAGTGCACCTTTTTGTAACCACTGCCCTCTTTGTTGGCAACCTGGAAGTAGCACTCCCAGGCAAAGGTGAAGTTTGCAAAGCTCCCTCACAGGCCAATGTTTCATCCACTTCGCTTTCAGGCACCATCCAGCACTGCAGCTTCATCTCTCATCGCTTCTGAGCGGTGCCAACAATTTAATCCAAATCCCTTCAGACTTACTGTTCCTTTTCTTGCTCTCCTGATTTTTGCCTTGACTATCCTTCCAAGCCCACAAGCtgccaaagggaaaaaatcacGCCGCAAACCCCAAGTTTGCATCTTAATCCACATTCCAAGGGACAGATCCACGTCGATATAACTATGTTTGCAGAGATGTGAGGCTGCACACCCCAAACCGGGCACACAAGTCTGCTCCCCAGCGCCTGCACGCAGACCCCTGCAACACGCTTGGTACCACCCTTGGCTCTGCGCTACATCTACATCTCAACCAAAGAGCTGAAATTTCCTTCTCCAATACACTCCTGATTTGGGGTTCTTTCTGGTGGAATGGGGTGATTCTACCACCATTTTTATTGTCTGGAAAGTACTTTACAAAACCTCCTCCCCTCAGGCAGCATACTAGCAAGGTAGGCTTTActcagagggaaaggaaaaaggacaaaGCAGAATATCTGCCTTCCaagatagggaaaaaaaaaagcacaagtcCCACAGTGCCCCCGGACTATCCTGTTTGCTAGAAGATGCAACTTTAAAGACTCTTCCGTTGGGTCCGTTTTGGTGTGCGTGACGGTGAAGATGAAGAATGAAAACAGCACCGAGGACAGTCCTGCTTCAGCACAGCCCTCTCCCCAGCGCCAGCGGCTCCCATAAGATTTCTCCTGGTGCTTCAGAGAGCAGCTCCGAGACTGCCTTCACTCTCCGGGACAGGCAGCGCAACAGCACCGGGCACCGCTCGGGCAGGCGAGCTCGGTGCAGCGCTACTCCCACATCTCGGTCAGAGAGATGAAATTCACGTCTCCGACTCGTTCCCTGTCTCAGGGGCTTTCAGGGGGAATGGGGGTGACTCTACCAGTTGGCCCCCGGCTTCCTGCCGGCGTCCCGGGGCTACCGGCGGCAGGTCGGAGCGGGGACCGGCACCGGGCGCGTCCCGCAGCTGCCCCGCTCCCCGGAAAGGGTCAGCTGAGGCTGTCCGGAGGAAAATACAGGTATATATATAGTGTACGCGTGCATATATGTAGCATTATACTATATAAAAGGTATAGCGttatactatatatatatacacaatgTACTGATACACGATGCCATATAGCATTGTCATACTATATACAGTGTGTATCTACAcactatatatacatatacaccacatatatatatatatacacacacacacatattatatatgtaaaataaatgcTACACACTCACTTTTTTGCTGAGTAACAGCACAGGGGCATTTGGGAGGAACGTCCCTCCGCAACTTCATCCATcctccccccacacccccaacAGAGAAAAACCCGCAGCCCAACGGGCAGGGGCGCGGATCCCAAAGCCGGGCACAAGGGGCGGGTGCAGGACACCCCGCGACTCCGGAGTGAGGATCTGACCGCCACCCCTCagacataaacacacacacccccacaaaCACATCCCAGACACAGCTTTTGGGAGCCGCGTCGCCCCTCGGGGTCTCACCTTGGGGTTAGTGCGGAGCTGCCGCTCGTCCTcgtggagcagggcagggacggAGGAGTGGGAGGTTCGGACCAGGACCTGGAGACAGGGGTAGCGGGCGGTTCCGCGGCAGGCAGCCCCGCAGGAGAAGGTGCAGGCGAAGCGCTCCCCGAGCTGCCGCACCGCCAGCACCGTGCAGTTGGCGGAaccgccgccgccccgctcctGCAAAGCCGGGCGAAGCCAGCAGCACCCCAACCCCATGAGGGAAAGCAAACCCGCGGCCATAAGGAGGAATCCCAATCGCATGCTCTTGTCTTCCGCCTCCGTGTACTCGTAAACCGCCCTGCTCCTCGCCATCGCCCCTTTGCCGCTGGCATTCGCCGCCGGGTAACCGCTGCCATCGGCTCTAAAgctcccgccgctccccgcctcCCTCCCCGCCTCCTCCGGGACCCAcgggggtgggtgggagggggggTGAGTGTAACTATTACTCGTGTCCCTCACCCCCTCCCCCGTTCCCCAAAAAATCAACCTCGTTGACCTAATTCAAGCCCCTCCGGGGGTGGAAGGGACAGCTTGCAACGGGATTATCTGGCCTGGGAGATTTGTTTGGGGGAGGACTCATCCGGATTAATAGTGGGATGCTGTGGAAGGTGCAATATCTAGAGGGAAGTGGGCGGATATGGGGCTGTAACGCGCCCTTCTGCCCACCCCCTTCTAAACCAACATCCCCAAGCAGGTAAGTGCAGAAGAGACTACGAGGCAGACCTGAAATGGAAGAAATGGAGTAGCTGGTAGTGAGGAAACAGGGAAACATCAGGAGCTGGCCAAACGTTACCGTGCCTCAGAGTGACTTTTTGGGGGGTTCAAGGCAAGAAGTGTGCTTGGATTAGCCACAAATCCAGCATCTCCACAGCAGGGAAAGGCCCAGCCTCTATTAGTTGAAGACAATAGGTAAGATGATAGCTGTCAACACGTTTTACACAGGAATTATTTTCAACAGAAAGGTGCTGACCTTTGAAAGCTCACTGTGGGAAGTCCTCCTCCTGGAAGCAGGTCTGCAGGAAAGCAGCCAGTCCAAGAAAACAGATGTATTTTGCAACCAAAGTTTGGTTATTACCCAGCATTTGCCACCGTGGCAACACAACAGAACCTGCTTTTGGGTGCCAAAGTACTGCAGGCAACAGCTACATTTTTATTCCATAGTCTTTACTGTAGGCAATTCGGTAGAACAAAATGTGACAGTTGCACACACAACAGCTGAACTTGATGATACAGCAGACAGGAAGGTacagaaacaaagaataaaTATGGGAACCAGCACTTTCCTCTAGCCACCCTTCTCGATCCCCTTCCCACTGCAGATTGCAACGTcaaactttgaaaaataaagttgaTCCATAGGTTCTCCAAATGGACTATTGAGCAAGGTTTGGCAGGAAGGCTATTAAGAATGTACGCTGTGACATGAATATCAATGCATCAAATCCTGTCCTTACTTGCACCAGTGTGCTACCACGCTGCCCTCGGGCCAGCTGCTCTGTATTCGTCTTCTCTAATAGCAAAGGGTTTCAGAAAAAGTTTGCCAGCTCTAAGCCTGGGattatttttagttttacttAAACCTGCCGTAGGTTTTTATACCAGGTACTGAACTCTTGGTTAGTCCTTGGCTCTGCTCATCCCTCCCCATCTGTCAGGCCTAGCTGCTGGCACTTGTGGTGACAGCAGCCTCTAGCAGTAGGGCTTTCGTAGCATAAAAAGCACATCTTTCATCAGGTGCATTTGTTGCCAGCCACCTGAAGCAAAACTCCAGCCCTGCTTTCACAGTTTAGATGGGCTGTGACTTCTCCTTACCGTCTGAACAGCTGGTGTTGAGTCTCCCTGTGCTCGGTACTCAGCTCATTTCCTTGCTGGTCCCTGTACATTAAGTGCCGTCAGTCCAAAATTAAGGCAATAGCTCACTGGGTGACACAGTAACCTTGAGAACTGGTCCTCCTGGGTGCACCCAACCCCAACATCATCTGTAGTCGGAGGAGATGCTGAGGCTGTGTTTTAACTGGGAACAGCATTTAACATTCACCAGGCAATCTCACTGAAGTTGTATACAAATAACTTGGAACTCAGAGTCTATTTGGATCAGCTGGAAGTGAAAAATGATCATCATTGCCCAATTTGTAAGAGTGCAGGTGGGTTCTAGTGGTCTGACGTGAAGATTCTAGCTCTGCTGTCACGTGCTGAGGGCAGGAGTCAAGACACGCTGGCTCCATGACCATGGGCTGTGCCAGAAGCAGCCAGGGTTGGGAAAGGCAGGGTACCAAGTTAAATCTCTGCATGAACACAGCAGGGAAACAAGCTGCTACCtgttttttttggcttttctttgcACCACGACCATGGGCCAGGCTTACCTGTGGCCAGCTGCTGATCACTCACCTGAGGGCAGCTCGTAGAGCCTGTGGTGAGGATGCCTCTGCCCGAGTGGTATTCCTGAAAGCTGGACAGCCTGTGGTGGGGCTGGACAGCTCATGGTGTGGCTCTGTCACCACACACCCACAGGGGTTGGCCAGTGGGAACAGGCTCCCACACCTTTGTTTCCTAGCAGAAGCCTACCGGTGGTCCTCACAATACTGACCATGAAGTTGTCTCATACTCTCTTCCATGAAAGTACCAGCAATgaatttccttttcaaataGCAAATGTACAAacacacaataaaaaaaaaagccttttcaaaATCAATACTGTGCTGCCCACCAGAAAGTAAACCTGCCTTCAAAGGGAAGGagctcccaggcagctgctggaaacaCACCAGGGGCAGGGAACAACCAAACCAGCCTTTTGGTCCAAAAGAGCTGTAGAGAAAGGCAAAGAGTTTCCACAGAATCTCATTGCTGCCTGCatcagagagcagctctgggccacCTGCCTTCCCTTTGTCCCCCCAGCAGAGTGTTAGAGAGCTGATGCAGGATGGTGCGACCACGAAAACTGGCTACTTCACTGGATTGTTTGTTAGAACAGGAGGCCAAACAAGTCattttgctgaaaaatattttagcagCTTCATCAGGAAAATTCTGACATATACTCATGACCAATATTGGCCTTGTAATGCTGACAAGGGATATGCAATGCAAACAATAAACTGAAGTCTAGGAAAACAATACGCAGGCTCAGTTAGCACTGCTAGTTCTGAAGTGGGTTAAGTCAGTAATATTCAACACTATTCTTCAATGTGCTTTAACATTACTTCCAAAATCAAAGTTTAACTCCAACAGTAAAGTTGTTTTAAGAAGTTAACTTACTATAAGTAATTTAAACCACAATTTCAAAGCAGTCATCCAGTTCCACGTCCTCAGGTCTTTTAAACGTACTAGAAGCTTTCAGACTCGTGGAGATGTGAGCACATACACTTACCAAaggagagaaatgaaaacagataaGTCATTTTAATTCTCATGctacatgaaaatgaaaaaaatcagttggCAATCCAGCCTAAGTGCTTGGCCCAATCTGCATTCTTCACTGGAATTCAGCTTCTAGGAGCACAACTTTTAAGCAGTGGCAGGTTTTGAGGGACGTGATGGAAGGGTATGTTATTTGAAAACTAAGCACACTCCAAAATTTTTAATAGAAGCAATTGTTAAATACATTCAAGATCTGAAATCAAAAGCACTGTCTATCTACCCGAAGCTTAGGATGACAGCTGTGCATTTAGAAGCTCCTCTTGTGTGTGACAGATAGCAATCaagttctcttttttgtttcagtcaACATCCAGCCATGGAAATACTTTCAATCAGAAGTTTCGGGGAattaattgaaaaagaaataaatttaaatgtgTTCACTTTAGgtgataaatatttaaaacccAATGTTTTTTAGAAAATGAACATCCTTCTTCAATAGCTGTGGCCACTTATGAGCCACGTGTGAGCGAGCAAATGGCCCCACAGACCTTTGGGCCTACCAGCACTGCTCAGGTTGTGTCACAAGTAGTTTCTGATCTCTTTATGGTCAACAGAAAGAATCCCTTGGCACTCTGAAAGCAATTTTGCATCTAACTGCAACAGACAAGCTCTCATTGTGGGGACATTCTCAACAGTTTACAGGAAAGTACAAAAACCAGTGGCTTTGGgctataaaatatttcaaacgTGACACACAGCAAGGTGGTACAATTGCACACCTTTGTATCATACAGATGTCATCTCTGTGAAAGAGCAGCGTGGCCAGTCATGAAtcctgacacacacacagcccacaCATTAACAGAGCTCACGGTCACGTGCAGAACGGTTTCACCATGTGAGTACCTGCAGGCTTCCCTGGATTACTTGGGTCTGCAAATAGATTAAGCAAGCCCGTGAAGGTTCTCATGTGTTTAAGTATTTGCAGCACCAGGTACTAAGGCAGAGGTTGAGTCCTgaatggtttgttttgtttgtttttaaacacccAGGTGAAGTGTCCTTACCTTCCTCCTTTGCAACTCCTTGCTATCCTCAATTCTTCTCCAAGCAGGGTGGTTTGACTCATGGCTGTTAAAATAACTGCAGGTGTTTTCTGCAGTACTCCGGATAATCAAGTGGCTGAAACTCATTTTAACCCTGGGAACCCAGGGCAGTGGATTTCCAGAGAACCTGGAGCCAATGACTCAATAGATTTATAAACACTATGCAATAAGCAGTGACCAAGACTGTGTTCAACAGGCCTGGAACaggaatagaatcatagaacagcaggggttggaagggacctttagagatcatctagtccaacccctttgcagagcaggtcaatctagatcaggtcgcataggaacgtgtccaggcgggtcttgaagacctccaaggaagaagactccacaacctccaaGAACACCAGGTTTATTACTCAGAACTTACCTTGTACATTGTTGTACAACCCTGTAATTATGGGGGGGGGAAACTCACCAAAAATAAGTGTAAAAGTGGCATTCTATTTTCTCCCCTTATTCATAGTGTCTGTTAGTGGAATGTAAAAGCATATTTAATAAGTCTCAGACTGTAACTGTCAGTGTTAAAAATCCCCAGCTCGATTCAGTTGCCAATTTGCCATGTGTGTAACTGTGTAAATGAGGGCTGAggttttctcctttcagaaaagcagccaacatggggtgttttttttccaattttttaaatcaacatGCTATCATCAGCTAAGAAGTGTTTCTGATTTTacacttcattttctgtttaaacCTGTTTCTCCTGCTTCAGTCCAGAGTGCAACATGAAACTGACTCACAGATTTTAAAGTCTCCCTATATGCTTATTTCATTGACAAAAGAGAGCCAGACTGCTCCTCTCCATGGAAGGAGCAAAGTGCCAGTTCCTTGCTCACAGATGAGGAGCCTGCTAAAACCAAGCACCTTGTATTTTTGAGGTATCATGCATCTGAATACAACAGTATCGTCCAGGTAACATTTTGGAGAACTTAGGTTCTCAATTTCAGcttaattgtttttaaagtacCACAGGTATTTGGTAGGATATGATACCATTATAAATGTAAATTATCTTGCTCCCTTTACTATATCTGTTGTTCATTTCCATAAGACTGGTAATGCAGAtgaaaaatgacattaaaaaaccccaggcccatACAAGAAAAAGTAATCACCTTTGATCTGAAGATGTAATACACATCACTTCAGAAAtccttgaagaaagaaaaaaaaaataaaggtgcaAAGATCACGGCAGACttctgccaggaaaaaaaggcaacagtAATTTCACAGTGAGCAAGATGCTTTTGGAAAAttaccattttaaaaatgtacacATTTCTGTTGGAATTGTCAGATATACGTTTGTGTCTGCTCTCAGAAAAAGCCATCCTCTTTTTCAGCTCTGTTAGCCATCAGCTGGATTATAACCATCCTCTTCTCTCAAGTTGAAAAAATGGTTTGctttaataactgaaaaaatatataatccATAGGCTTACATTTTTATGTCTatcattttaaaacagagaTTTAAAAAGGGTAGAACTTAAAACTGCTACACACCTGATACAGAACCACAGCAATGCCATTAACGGTCCGGCTCCCGAGCGTAATTCAACACGTGCCACCAAGCCGGTTT
Above is a window of Colius striatus isolate bColStr4 chromosome 1, bColStr4.1.hap1, whole genome shotgun sequence DNA encoding:
- the KCNMB4 gene encoding calcium-activated potassium channel subunit beta-4 → MARSRAVYEYTEAEDKSMRLGFLLMAAGLLSLMGLGCCWLRPALQERGGGGSANCTVLAVRQLGERFACTFSCGAACRGTARYPCLQVLVRTSHSSVPALLHEDERQLRTNPKCSYIPPCARDDQENSENVTYKQKYWKEKVGSQPFTCYFNQHLRPDDVMLKRTHDETVLLHCFLWPLVTFLVGVLIVVLTICAKSLAVRAEAIKKKKHL